One genomic window of Methanomassiliicoccales archaeon includes the following:
- a CDS encoding V-type ATP synthase subunit F yields the protein MDIAVVGSDEFVLGFRLAGLKRVYPVSDADLERRVLELIADSTIGVLVMNSSDLERLGAITRRKVLESIAPVVVPIGKGEGDLREKVKRAIGVDLYKTERG from the coding sequence ATGGACATCGCGGTCGTAGGTAGTGACGAATTCGTCCTAGGCTTCAGATTGGCAGGCTTGAAGCGAGTCTATCCTGTCTCGGACGCCGATCTGGAGCGCCGAGTCCTAGAGCTTATCGCGGACTCTACCATCGGTGTCCTTGTCATGAATTCCTCCGACCTAGAGAGGTTGGGGGCTATCACAAGAAGGAAGGTATTGGAGAGTATAGCGCCCGTGGTCGTGCCTATAGGCAAGGGCGAGGGCGACCTTCGCGAGAAGGTGAAGAGAGCTATTGGCGTTGACCTATACAAAACTGAGAGGGGTTGA